The Acuticoccus sediminis DNA segment GACGTGCGCGGCGCGGGCGGCCTCGACGACTTCCCTGTCGGTGGCGTTCGGCCGGCCGAGGCGGATGTTGTCGGCGATGGAGGCGGCGAGGATGGTGGTGTCCTGCGGCACCAGCGCGATTCGCTCGCGCAGGGCGGCGAGGTCGGCGTGGCGGACGTCGACGCCGTCGAGCAGGACGGCGCCGTCGCCGACGTCGTAGGAGCGGCCGATCAGCTGGAAGATCGTCGTCTTCCCGGCGCCGGACGGTCCCACCAGGGCGACGGTCGCACCCGGCTCGACCATGAAGGACACACCGTTCAGGACCGGCCGGGCCGGCTCGGCGGGGTAGGCGAACGAGACGTTCTCGAAGCGGACCGCGCCCTTGGCCGGCTGCGGGAAGGGGACGGGGCTGGCGGGGCTCGCCACGTCCGGCTCCTCGGCGGCGAGGATCGAGAGGCGCTCGGCGGCACCGGCGGTCTGGGCGATGTCGCCCCAGACCTGGCTGAGCTCGCTGAGGGCGCCGGCGGCGAACACGGCATAGAGGACGAACTGGCTGAGGGCGCCGGCGGTGAGGTTCTCCCGCAGCACCTCCTGCGCGCCCATCCAGAGGACGCCGACGATGGCCGAGAAGACGATGAAGATGACGACGGCGGTCAGCACCGCGCGGGCCGCGGTGGCGCTCCTGGCGGCGCCGAAGGCCTCGAGGGCGCCCTTTCTGTAGTGGTCCGCGGTCCGGCGCTCGGCGCCGAAGGACTGGAGCATGCGGACCGAGCCGATCGCCTCGGTGGCGTAGGCGGAGATGGCGGCGATCTTGTCCTGCGCGGCGCGGGAGCGGCGGCGCACGCGGCGGCCGACGGCGACGAGCGGCAGCACCAGGACGGGGATCGCGGCGAGGGCGGTGGCCGAGAGGGTCGGGCTCGTCGCCACCATCATCGCCATCGCGCCGATGAACATGAGGAGGTTGCGAAGCGCGACCGAGGCGGACGAGCCGACCGCGGCCTTGATCTGCGTGGTGTCGGCGGTGAGGCGCGACACGATCTCGCCCGAGAGGGTGCGGTCGAAATAGCCGGGCGAGAGCGTCATGACGCGGGCGAAGACGTCGGAGCGGACATCGGCGACGACGCGTTCGCCGAGGGTCGTCACCAGGTAGAGGCGCGACGAAGAGGCGAGGGCGAGGGCGCCTGCGACGACGATCAGCATGGTGAAGTAGCTGTCGATCAGGCCGGCATTGTCGGGGCCGAAGCCGTGGTCGATCATGCGGCGGACGGCCATAGGCACCGCGAGGGTGGCGCCGGTGGCGGCCAGCATCGCCACGAATGCGGCGGCGAGGCGTCCCTTGTAGCGGAGCGCGTAGGGCCACAGGAACCTGAGCGGCGCGAGGCGCACGCGTTTCGATTCGGCGGCGGGGACGGAGGGCGATGCGGAGCGCGGCTTCATAGGTTTTCAGAACTCTTTGAAGCTTGAGAAGTCAATGCGTCGTGACGGCTTGCATGGAGCGGAGCGAAGGTTTAGATCCGTCCGGTTTCCCGGGATCGGCGAGAGTGGGCGGCGGCGCGACGTCAAGGCGTGCCCCGGACCGCGACGGCGTCCCGCCGCAACCGAACGAGGCGAGGCATGAAAAAGGATCTTCACCCGGATTATCATCCGGTCACCGTCGTGATGACGGACGGCAGCGAGTTTGTGACGCGGTCTTGCGCGGGCAGCGCTGGCGACCGTATCGCGCTCGACATCGACCCGCGCACGCACCCGGCGTGGACCGGCGGTCAGCAGACGCTGCTCGACCGTGGCGGCCGCATCTCCCGCTTCAAGAGCAAGTTCAAGGGCATTCCGGGCGCGTAATCGCGCCGGGCTTGCGGGCGCTCCGGCGTCCGGCCTCGCGGGGGCGCTTCGGCGCCCCTTTTTCGCACGCGCGTGCCGGCGAGTCGGCACCCGCGTCGCCCTGAACCCATCCAAACCGGGACGGAGTCGCCCGCTGGTGGCCGGCAGGCCGCTTCGCCGCGACGGGATCTTAGAGACGACGTCCCCGGGATGACCCGGCGGGCGCGCTTCGTCGTGGGCGCCGCGCAAGGGGGCAGCGCCGCCCCGTGAGCACCCTGCGCCCGAAGGCGCGGGCGCAAACCGGACGCTTCGGCGCTCCCTAGATCAGCACCATGTCCCCTGAGATCCCGCCGTCGGCGACGCCGACGAGGAAGACCCGGGCGCCGTCGAGCTGGATCACCGTGCCGTTGTCCTCGACCGTCAGCGCCGCCGCGACGTCGGCGAAGGAGCCGAGGCCGAACTGCGTCAGGTCCAGTGTGTCGGCCGGGGTAAAGTCGGTGATCGTCGCGCGGCCGTCGTCCAGGGTGACGACGAACGTGTCCGCGCCCGCGCCGCCGGTCAGCGTGTCCGGGCCGAGGCTACCGGTGAGCGTGTCGTTCCCGGCGCCGCCGTCGAGAACGTCGAAGCCGAGGCCGCCGAAGAGGACATCGTCCCCCTTGCCGCCCGACAGGACGTTGTCGCCGCGGTTCCCCTCGATGACGTTGTCCGCCCGCGAACCCTCGGCATCGAGGTGACGGCGGCCGAAGAGCGAGACGTTCTCGACGAAGGCGTGATCGCGCAGCGCGACGTCCACCCGGCTGGTGCGGATCGTGTCGATGCCGCCGCCACGGGCCTCGTGCGTCTCGTCGCCCGCGTCGTCGAGGATGTAGATGTCGTCGCCCTTGCCGCCGGTCATGACGTCGGCTCCGGCGCCGCCGTTGAGCCGGTTGGCCGCGCTGTTGCCGATGATCGTGTCGTCGCCCGAGCCGCCGATCGCGTTCTCGATGACGACCCCGTTGGCGATCGTGAAGCCGCCATGGACATCGCCGGCGTGGCTGACGAAGCCGCCGCCGCCCTCCGCGGCGCGCAGCGTGGCCGCGCGCAGGTCGATGACGGCCGCCTGGTCGCCCTCGTGGATGATCGTGTCGAGGCCGTCGACGTCCCAGATCGCCGCGTAGCCGGTGCCGGGCCCGTTCTCGGCGGGGAGCACATAGCTCGTGCGGCCGGCCCCGGTGGCGAGGTTCGCGCCGTACTTCTCCTGGATGACCGCGATGTCGATCGGGGAGGGGGTGAGGTTCCAGCCGTAGGCGCGGCTGTCGGAGGAGCCGGCCGGCGCCTCGGGCCACCCGTCGTTGTAGGTCATCACGGTGTAGACGCCCTGGTCGAGCCCGGGACCGGGGCCGATCGAGGGCATGACGGTCGACCCGCTGCTGGCGTCGAACGGGTGGGCGAGGCCGAGGCCGTGGCCGAACTCGTGCAGGAAGATCGTGAACGTGTAGGCGCCCGCGTCGAGGAGCCCGCCGTTGGGGCCGCTCCAGTTGAAGCCGGCGTTGAACCAGGCGAGCCCGGCGGCGTCGCCGTAGGACGGGTCGGGCGGGTTCATGAACGCGAGGGAGCCGGCGGGAGCGGCGGACTTGGTGAGCCTGAAGTCCGCCTCGTCCGGGTCGGTCGTGACGCGGAAGGAGAGGTCGGCGTAGGTCGAGTAGGTATCGAGCGCGGCCATCACCTGCGCCTTCTCGTACTTCGACCAGGTGCCGATGCTGGTGACGAAGTCGATCGTCTCGCCGTCTGCGGCGAAATAGACGGCGACGTCGCCGGAGGGCAGGGTGAAGGCCGTGTCGATGGCGGAGAGGACGGGGTTGGTCTCGGAAGGCATCGCGCGCTCGCTTAACTTGACGCATCAAGTCTATTTCACGCTGCCAACCCCGTCGCAAGTATCGCGCGCCGGGATCCGGTTCGGAGGATCGGGCGCGACGCTTGCCGGATCGAAAAAAAGCTCGCCCGGCGTGTGGGCCGGGCGAGCTGGTCGGTCGGTCGGGGCGCCTTTCGCGGCGCCGCCGGATCAGGCGTCGGTCTTGCGGTTCTGCCGGTTCTCGATCAGGTCGTCGACCACCTGCGGCTCGGCGAGCGTGGAGGTGTCGCCCAGCGCGCCGAAGTCGTCCTCGGCGATCTTGCGCAGGATGCGGCGCATGATCTTGCCGGAACGGGTCTTCGGCAGGCCCGGGGCGAACTGGATGAGGTCCGGCTTGGCGATCGGCCCGATCTCGGAGCGCACCCAGTTCTGGAGCTCGGTGCGGAGCGCCTCGGTCGGCTCGCGGTCGGCCATCAGGGTGACGTAGCAGTAGATGCCCTGGCCCTTGAGGTCGTGCGGGTAGCCGACCACGGCGGCCTCCGACACCGCTTCATGCGCCACCAGCGCCGACTCGATCTCTGCGGTGCCCATGCGGTGGCCGGACACGTTGAGCACGTCGTCGACGCGGCCGGTGATCCAGTAGTAGCCGTCCTCGTCCCGCCGGCAGCCGTCGCCGGTGAAGTAGGTGCCGGGATACTGCTGGAAGTACGTGTCCATGAAGCGCTGGTGGTCGCCCCAGACGGTGCGCATCTGGCCCGGCCAGGAGTCCTTGATCACCAGCACGCCCTCGGCCTTGCCGCTGAGCTCCTCGCCGGTGCCGGGGTCGAGCACGGCCGGCTGCACGCCGAAGAAGGGCGTCGTCGCCGAGCCCGGCTTCATCGGCGTCGCGCCGGGGAGGTTGGTGATGAGGTGGCCGCCGGTCTCGGTCTGCCACCAGGTGTCGACGACGGGGCAGCGCTTGTCGCCCACGACCTCGTAGTACCAGCGCCAGGCCTCCGGGTTGATGGGCTCGCCCACGGTCCCGAGGATCCTGAGCGAGGAGCGGTCGTGCTTCTTCACGATCTCCTCGCCCTTGCCCATCAGGGCGCGGATGGCGGTCGGCGCGGTGTAGAAGGTGTTGACCTTGTGCTTGGCGACGACGGACCAGAAGCGGCCGGCGTCCGGGTAGGTCGGAACGCCCTCGAACATCAGCGAGATGGCCCCGTTCGCGAGGGGGCCGTAGACGATGTAGGTGTGTCCCGTGACCCAGCCGACGTCGGCGGTGCACCAGTAGACCTCGCCCGGCTTGTAGTCGAACGTGATCTGGTGGGTCATCGCCGCGAAGACGAGGTAGCCGCCGGTGGTGTGGACGACGCCCTTCGGCTTGCCGGTGGACCCGGAGGTGTAGAGGACGAAGAGCGGGTCTTCCGCGTTCATCTCCGTCGGCGGGCACTCGGCCGGGACGCCGGCCTCCATCTCGTCGAGCCACGAATCGCGGTCCGCGGACCAGGCGATGTCCTGACCGGTACGCTTCACCACGAGGCACTTCACGCTGGCGGCGCAGTGCTTCAGTGCGGTGTCGGCGTTGGCCTTGAGGTTGGTGACGCGGCCGCCGCGGGGGGCGCCGTCGGCGGTGATGACGAGTTTCGCCTCGCAGTCGTTGATGCGGTTGGCGAGGCTGTCGGGCGAGAAGCCGGCGAAGACCACCGAGTGGATGGCGCCGATCCGCGCGCAGGCGAGCATCGCGTAGGCCGCCTCGGGGATCATCGGCAGGTAGATCACGACGCGGTCGCCCTTGCCGACGCCGAGCGCCTTCAGGACGTTGGCGAACTTGCACACGCGCTCGTACACCTGCCGGTAGGTGATGTGCTGCGCCTCGGCGTTCGGATCGTCCGGCTCGAAGAGGATCGCGGTCTGGTCGCCGCGCTCCGCGAGGTGCCGGTCGAGGCAGTTGGCCGAGGCGTTGAGGGTGCCGTCCTCGAACCATTTGATGGACACGCTGCCGTACGTGTAGTCGACGTTGCGAACGGTCTTGAACGGCTTGATCCAGTCGATTCGCCGGCCCTCCTGCGCCCAGAAGGCGTCCGGGTTCTCGACCGAAGCGGCATACATCTCCTCGTACTTGGCCTTGTCGATGTAGGCGGCGGAGGCGATGGAGGCCGGAACTGGAATAATATCGCTCATGAGCGTTTCCTCGTCATCGTTTGGTGGGCCCGCAACGGACCGCGCCGCCCCAGGCTTCTGTTGCGAGGGTTATGGCGTCGCCGGGGCAGCGTCCACAACGCCTGCGCGAGGATCGGGCCGGCGCGGGGAATGATTGCGTAAAGACACGCCGCCGTCTTGCGAATTCTGGTAAATATTTGACCCCTTGAGGGATGAACGTCTCGGGGCTGCGACAGTTTCGGGCACCTCCCGCCGGCCTTGCCGTCCGCGCGTCGGGACACGCGCACGTTATGGCGTGTTTCGTGCTCTTATGGTTCAAACGAGCCTTCCGACGTTTGGAGCCACTGATGCCTATCGTGAACCGTTTTGCGGATCTCGCCGACGAGATCGCCGCCTGGCGCCGTGACCTGCACGAGAACCCGGAGCTCGGCTACGATACGACGCGGACCGCGGCGGTGGTCGCCGAGCGCCTCAGGGAGTTCGGCTGCGACGAGGTGGCGACCGGGATCGGCCGGACCGGTGTCG contains these protein-coding regions:
- a CDS encoding ABC transporter transmembrane domain-containing protein; its protein translation is MKPRSASPSVPAAESKRVRLAPLRFLWPYALRYKGRLAAAFVAMLAATGATLAVPMAVRRMIDHGFGPDNAGLIDSYFTMLIVVAGALALASSSRLYLVTTLGERVVADVRSDVFARVMTLSPGYFDRTLSGEIVSRLTADTTQIKAAVGSSASVALRNLLMFIGAMAMMVATSPTLSATALAAIPVLVLPLVAVGRRVRRRSRAAQDKIAAISAYATEAIGSVRMLQSFGAERRTADHYRKGALEAFGAARSATAARAVLTAVVIFIVFSAIVGVLWMGAQEVLRENLTAGALSQFVLYAVFAAGALSELSQVWGDIAQTAGAAERLSILAAEEPDVASPASPVPFPQPAKGAVRFENVSFAYPAEPARPVLNGVSFMVEPGATVALVGPSGAGKTTIFQLIGRSYDVGDGAVLLDGVDVRHADLAALRERIALVPQDTTILAASIADNIRLGRPNATDREVVEAARAAHVDRFVMALPEGYDTVVGERGITLSGGQRQRIAIARAILKDAPLLLLDEATSSLDAESEAHIQAALEHLMADRTTIVIAHRLATVVKADRILVMEDGAVVDAGTHAELSARDGVYRRLAKLQFHNTATAAPEDEPAEG
- the rpmE gene encoding 50S ribosomal protein L31 → MKKDLHPDYHPVTVVMTDGSEFVTRSCAGSAGDRIALDIDPRTHPAWTGGQQTLLDRGGRISRFKSKFKGIPGA
- a CDS encoding M10 family metallopeptidase C-terminal domain-containing protein, whose amino-acid sequence is MPSETNPVLSAIDTAFTLPSGDVAVYFAADGETIDFVTSIGTWSKYEKAQVMAALDTYSTYADLSFRVTTDPDEADFRLTKSAAPAGSLAFMNPPDPSYGDAAGLAWFNAGFNWSGPNGGLLDAGAYTFTIFLHEFGHGLGLAHPFDASSGSTVMPSIGPGPGLDQGVYTVMTYNDGWPEAPAGSSDSRAYGWNLTPSPIDIAVIQEKYGANLATGAGRTSYVLPAENGPGTGYAAIWDVDGLDTIIHEGDQAAVIDLRAATLRAAEGGGGFVSHAGDVHGGFTIANGVVIENAIGGSGDDTIIGNSAANRLNGGAGADVMTGGKGDDIYILDDAGDETHEARGGGIDTIRTSRVDVALRDHAFVENVSLFGRRHLDAEGSRADNVIEGNRGDNVLSGGKGDDVLFGGLGFDVLDGGAGNDTLTGSLGPDTLTGGAGADTFVVTLDDGRATITDFTPADTLDLTQFGLGSFADVAAALTVEDNGTVIQLDGARVFLVGVADGGISGDMVLI
- the acs gene encoding acetate--CoA ligase, which encodes MSDIIPVPASIASAAYIDKAKYEEMYAASVENPDAFWAQEGRRIDWIKPFKTVRNVDYTYGSVSIKWFEDGTLNASANCLDRHLAERGDQTAILFEPDDPNAEAQHITYRQVYERVCKFANVLKALGVGKGDRVVIYLPMIPEAAYAMLACARIGAIHSVVFAGFSPDSLANRINDCEAKLVITADGAPRGGRVTNLKANADTALKHCAASVKCLVVKRTGQDIAWSADRDSWLDEMEAGVPAECPPTEMNAEDPLFVLYTSGSTGKPKGVVHTTGGYLVFAAMTHQITFDYKPGEVYWCTADVGWVTGHTYIVYGPLANGAISLMFEGVPTYPDAGRFWSVVAKHKVNTFYTAPTAIRALMGKGEEIVKKHDRSSLRILGTVGEPINPEAWRWYYEVVGDKRCPVVDTWWQTETGGHLITNLPGATPMKPGSATTPFFGVQPAVLDPGTGEELSGKAEGVLVIKDSWPGQMRTVWGDHQRFMDTYFQQYPGTYFTGDGCRRDEDGYYWITGRVDDVLNVSGHRMGTAEIESALVAHEAVSEAAVVGYPHDLKGQGIYCYVTLMADREPTEALRTELQNWVRSEIGPIAKPDLIQFAPGLPKTRSGKIMRRILRKIAEDDFGALGDTSTLAEPQVVDDLIENRQNRKTDA